From Salinicola endophyticus:
ACGACACCTGAAACGCCATGCGGGTGGGGATATTGGCCTTGATCAGGCCGGTGACCACGTCCACCGACGGCCGCTGGGTGGCGAGAATCAGGTGGATACCCGCGGCGCGCGCCTTCTGCGCCAGCCGCGCGATCAGCTCCTCGACCTTCTTGCCGACGATCATGAACATGTCGGCGAATTCGTCGATCACCACCACGATATAGGGCAGCTTGGCCAGCGTCGGTGGCTGCTGATGCATCTCCCACGGCTGCGGCTCCCACAGCGGATCCTGGACCTGGGCGCCATGGCGCTCGGCCTCGTCGAGCTTGGCATTGAAGCCGGCGATGTTGCGCACGCCCATGGCCGCCATCAGCTTGTAGCGCCGCTCCATCTCGGCCACACACCAGCGCAGCGCGTTGGCCGCTTCCTTCATGTCGGTGACCACCGGCGCCAACAGATGCGGAATGCCGTCGTAGACCGACAGCTCGAGCATCTTGGGGTCGACCATGATCATGCGCACCTCGTCCGGGGTCGCCTTGAGCAGCATCGACACCAGCATGGTGTTGATCCCCACCGATTTGCCCGAGCCGGTGGTACCGGCTACCAGCAGGTGCGGCATTTTGTTGAGGTTGGCCACCACCGGCTTGCCGCCGATGTCCTGGCCCAGCGCCAGCGTCACCGGCGAGTCGGCCTGCTGGTAGACATCGGAGTCGAGCACCTGACGAATGCGGATCATCGCCCGGTTCGGGTTGGGGATCTCGATCCCCACCGTGGGCTTGCCGGGGATGACCTCGACCACGCGCACACTCTTGACCATCAGCGAACGCGCCAGGTCCTTGGCCAGGTTGCTGATCTTGGAGACCTTCACCCCGGCCGCGGGGCGAATCTCGAAGCGCGTGATCACCGGCCCCGGCCAGGTCTCGACCACTTCTGCCTTGACCCCGTATTCACGCAGACGCATCTCCAGCAGCTCGGCCATGTCGGCGAGCTGCTCGGGCGTATAGTTGGGCTGCTCCGGGTCGGCCGGCGTGGTCAGCCGGATCGACGGTAGCTCGCCGGTGGGCTCGGGCATGTCATCGAACGCCGGACGCTGGCTCTGCAGATGCTCGACGGTCCACAGAGTGGGCTGATCGTCGGCCGCAGCTCGCGCCTGCTCGGCGGTAGCCAGATCGCCGCGCGGTGCCGGTGCCGGTGCCGGTGCCGGTGCCGGTGCTGCCTCATGATGTTCGGTAGCGTCCCCGGCCACATCGGCGGCATCGTCCCAATCCGCTGCTGCGTCATCGCTCTGCCACGGCGCCTGGGGGTCATCGGCGTGAATGCCGGCAGCGCTATCCGACGACAGCGGCGAGCGCTCGACCGGTGCATCACGATCCTCGGCTTGCGGCTCATCGGCCTGCGTCTCTGCGTGCACGTCATCGAGCCCCCGGTGCGTGGGCTCGCGCCGGGTCGGCGCGGCAAAGCGCGACTCGTCCGCACCGCCGTGCGCCCAGTCGAGGCTCGGCTCACGCGCCCCGGCGTCAGGCTGATCGCTGCCCAGGCCAGCCGCGAACGCGCCCAGCGTCGGCTCGGCGGGCCCAGGCCGCGCAGGGGGGACGCGAGTGCGATCGTCGTCCTGGCGAGAGACGTCGTTGCCACTGTCGTCAGGATCGCTTTCGTTGGCCGCGCGGGCGTGGCGCCAACCGGCCGGCGCCTCGTGGCGCTCGGCGCGAAGCCCCCACTGCGCAGTGGGCGTCTCGTCTTCCGCCGCGGAGAGTCGGCCGCTGTCGGCGGATGCCCCGTGTGGGTCCGCCACCTCGGCGCCAGCATCGGTGCCGGCGCGGTGATCATCGTCATCCGCGCCGCCTTCCTCGGGCGCCATCGGCGATGCCTGGAACGCCTCGGGAATACGCCGGCGGGTGACATCGGCACGGAATGGGGTACGCGCGGCGTCATCATCGGGCGTTGCTTGAGTCGGCGACGCCGGTGCCTCGGGCGCAACCCCTTCGCGGCCATAGGGCGATGCTGCAGCGCCCGTCTCCGGCCTCGCCACGTCGGCGGCCGAGCGACCCGGCGCGGGTTCGTGCGGGTCTAACGTCGGCTCGCGCGGAGCCAATGTCGGCTCACGCGGAGTCAGACTGGGTTCACGCGGGGAGTCGTCGCGGCGCCGCGGCGGCGGTGTGGCCGAGCGCGCGGGCCGCCATTCGGGCTCGCTGCGGGGCGCTGCGGCCGGTGAGCGCTCGTGCAGAGTCGGCTCCCGCGCCTCTTCACGCTGCTGGCGGCTGGCGTAGGCGGCCTCGGGCTGCTTGGCCGAGGGCGTACGCTCGGGTACCTCCCAGGGGATATCGGTACTACCATCGTGGCGCCAGCGTGACTGGCGCTGGCCGCTGCCAGACTCGCCACCCGCCCCTTCCCACGCCGGCTCCTGCTGCAGCGAGGCGCCCAGAGAGGGTTCCTCCTCCCACTGCGCGAGATCCGGCGCGCGCTGCCACGGTAACCAGCGCGCCCACCAGCGCGGCTTGTCCACCGCCGTGGTGGGCGCTGCGTCGGCGGTATCGCTCTCCTCGGATGCGCTCTGCTCGCGCTCGATCTGCTCACGTTCGGCCTGCTGCTCGGCGCGGCGGTTGTCGCGCACCTCACGGCGCTCGGCGCTGCGGGCTCGCAGCCACTGGTACAGGCGATGACACGAGCTGCCCAGTTCGTCCATCACGGTCAGCCAGGACATGCCGGTGAACAGGGTGAAGCCGCACATGAAGGCGGCGATGGCGATCAAGGTCGTGCCATGCACGCCGACCAGCTGCGACAGCGCGCCGGCGATGCCCATGCCGAGGATGCCGCCGGCCTGGTTGGGCAGGTCGCTGGCGGGGTTGTAGAAATGCAGGTCGCCCAGCGTGGTGGTGCTCATCAACAGCAGTACCAGGCCGCCGGTGTGCACGGCGAGTGCCACCGGATCCCAGGCGATCTGGACCTGGTGCTGGCGCATGATGCGCCACGCCGCCAGACCGAACATGCCTGGCCACCACAGCGCACTGGCGCCGAACAACGAATAGAGGACATCGGATAGCCAGGCCCCGATCTGCCCCATCCAGTTGGCGATATCCTGGTCGGGCCCGCTATGCGACCAACCGGGATCGCCGGGGTGATAGCTGAACAGCGCCAGCAGCAGGAACACACAGATCGCGAGCAGCAGAATCACGGCGCCTTCGCGGGTCACGCCCTGGAGCTGCATGATCACACGACGTGCCTGTTCCTTGGCTTGCGCAGATGAACGACGGCCCTTCTTGGCCGAACTCTTGGCACTCAAACGCTCAACCCCCTCGCGCCTGCTTCCGGCAGGACGCCTCAACGGCCGCGTTCCCGTGGGCCTTGCGTGGTGCCCGGGTCGGCGGCGATGCACCACCGGCCCGCGACGGCGGGCCGATT
This genomic window contains:
- a CDS encoding DNA translocase FtsK 4TM domain-containing protein, translated to MSAKSSAKKGRRSSAQAKEQARRVIMQLQGVTREGAVILLLAICVFLLLALFSYHPGDPGWSHSGPDQDIANWMGQIGAWLSDVLYSLFGASALWWPGMFGLAAWRIMRQHQVQIAWDPVALAVHTGGLVLLLMSTTTLGDLHFYNPASDLPNQAGGILGMGIAGALSQLVGVHGTTLIAIAAFMCGFTLFTGMSWLTVMDELGSSCHRLYQWLRARSAERREVRDNRRAEQQAEREQIEREQSASEESDTADAAPTTAVDKPRWWARWLPWQRAPDLAQWEEEPSLGASLQQEPAWEGAGGESGSGQRQSRWRHDGSTDIPWEVPERTPSAKQPEAAYASRQQREEAREPTLHERSPAAAPRSEPEWRPARSATPPPRRRDDSPREPSLTPREPTLAPREPTLDPHEPAPGRSAADVARPETGAAASPYGREGVAPEAPASPTQATPDDDAARTPFRADVTRRRIPEAFQASPMAPEEGGADDDDHRAGTDAGAEVADPHGASADSGRLSAAEDETPTAQWGLRAERHEAPAGWRHARAANESDPDDSGNDVSRQDDDRTRVPPARPGPAEPTLGAFAAGLGSDQPDAGAREPSLDWAHGGADESRFAAPTRREPTHRGLDDVHAETQADEPQAEDRDAPVERSPLSSDSAAGIHADDPQAPWQSDDAAADWDDAADVAGDATEHHEAAPAPAPAPAPAPRGDLATAEQARAAADDQPTLWTVEHLQSQRPAFDDMPEPTGELPSIRLTTPADPEQPNYTPEQLADMAELLEMRLREYGVKAEVVETWPGPVITRFEIRPAAGVKVSKISNLAKDLARSLMVKSVRVVEVIPGKPTVGIEIPNPNRAMIRIRQVLDSDVYQQADSPVTLALGQDIGGKPVVANLNKMPHLLVAGTTGSGKSVGINTMLVSMLLKATPDEVRMIMVDPKMLELSVYDGIPHLLAPVVTDMKEAANALRWCVAEMERRYKLMAAMGVRNIAGFNAKLDEAERHGAQVQDPLWEPQPWEMHQQPPTLAKLPYIVVVIDEFADMFMIVGKKVEELIARLAQKARAAGIHLILATQRPSVDVVTGLIKANIPTRMAFQVSSKIDSRTILDQGGAENLLGHGDMLYLPAGAGMPQRVHGAFVDDDEVHRIVEDWKRRGEPEYIEEILSGGVSADALAGLEAEGGDGEDAEQDALYDEAVQFVTESRRASISAVQRRFKIGYNRAARLVEAMEQAGVVSSMGNNGSREVLAPPPVGN